The Myxococcales bacterium genome includes the window CGTATCGGTCTTGGGCACGGCGTTGGCGACGATGCCAACGATGGTGAAATCCTTGTCGATGAAAATCATGTCGAGAGGAATGAGCGTGTTGTGCATCCAGAAGCTGTGCACGGCGGTCGTGCCCATCAAGAACAACATCCCCTGATCGGCCGGCATGAACGTGCGATGCATGAGGCCGCGGATAATGCGCGCCTCGCTGGCGACCACCTCAACCTTGACCCGCAGGGGCTCGCCGTTGGCTTTTATGTCCGGGAATCGGACCTCTGCGAGGGTGGCGGACGCGCTGGGGACGACCGCGGTGGGGGTGGCTGCCGCGCGCTTGGCCGCGGCATCAGCGACATCCTCGGCGCCGTGATTGGCGGGGCCGGGCACAGGCTCGAGATGCTGCTTGCACGCGAGCATAGCGGTAACCGCACAGACGGTGATGAGGGCAAGGCGCATCACGCCGGCATGGGTAGCACAATTTGGCGCGCCAGGCGCCGTTTCAGGTAAGATTGAGTCGCGGCGTTGTCGCCCTTGGTATGAACGCACTTATCCTTCGCTCGCCCGCGTCGGCACAACCGTACCTTGAGGTCTTGCGGGAGCTCGGCGTGAACAGCGACGCATGCGAAGTCACGACCACCAAGTGGCTCGCTGATGGCATCGAGGAGCTGCGACGCGCGGTCGCCGAGCTCGGCGATGGCGGCGGCGTGTTCTTGGCCAGCCACAACGGCGTGGCGGCCTTTTGCCAGGCCATGGTCTCCGCCACCCCGCCAAGCGGTGCGCGCTGGCATGTCGTGACGGCGGGTGAAGCGACGCGCGACGCTCTAACCGCCGAGGCGGCCACGAATCTGACGCTCGGCCGGCACGTGGCAAGCGTGGTCGCGATGGTGGCCACTGCTGAAGCCTCGATTGGTGCGAGCGCAGCGGCTTACTTTGCGTCGAAACACGTGCCGCATGTGTTGGTGCCGCGCGCCGCGAATGGGCGAGCGGATATTGTCAATGAGCTGTCGGCGAGGCAGCTCGCGCACGCGGCAATTGACTGCTACGAGACCTGCCCTGCTCCGATCGACCCCACGCTGCGTCACCACCTCGACGCGCTGCGCGCGGGACAGGTAGCGCTCGTGGTGGTCATGGCGCCGTCGGCGGTGGCGGCGCTCGCGTCGGCCCTCGCGCCCGTCGCCCTGGCCGACCTTACCTGCCGTTGGCTCGCCATTGGCGAGACGACGCGCGATGCGCTGATCGCGGCCGACGTAGCCTCCGACGCGGTGCGCGCCGCACCCACGCCGACGCCGCAAGGGGTCGCACAGGCAGTGGCGAACTGGCGATAGACGTTGTAGCTTGAGGCCATGAATTTTCCTGAGTATCGCCCCCGGCGCGTGCGGCGAACCGAGGCGCTGCGGCGGCTCGTGCGCGAAACGCGCCTGGCGCCCGACAATTTTATCTTGCCGCTCTTTGTCATCGGCGGCAGCGGCGTTGCCAACCCCATTTCGTCTATGCCGGGGCAGTTTCAATTCTCTGTCGACAAGGCGACCGACCAGGCAGCCAAGGCGTGGCAGCTCGGCATCACTGCCGTGATCTTGTTTGGCATCCCCGAGCGCAAAGACGCCGTCGGCTCGGAGGCGTGGAACAGCGAGGGCGTGGTGCACCAAGCGATCCGCGCCATCAAGAGGCGGGTGCCTGAGATGACCGTCATCGCGGATGCGTGTTTTTGCGAATACACCGACCATGGCCATTGCGGCGTGCTCACGGCGGGCGCGCTCGACAACGATGCCTCGCTCGAAAACCTTGGCCGCGCCGTCGTCAGCTATGCGGGGGCCGGCGCCGACATCGTCGCGCCGTCGGGCATGCTCGATGGCTTTGTTGGGGTGTGCCGGGACGCGCTCGATGAGGCGGGCTCCGCCGACA containing:
- a CDS encoding uroporphyrinogen-III synthase — protein: MNALILRSPASAQPYLEVLRELGVNSDACEVTTTKWLADGIEELRRAVAELGDGGGVFLASHNGVAAFCQAMVSATPPSGARWHVVTAGEATRDALTAEAATNLTLGRHVASVVAMVATAEASIGASAAAYFASKHVPHVLVPRAANGRADIVNELSARQLAHAAIDCYETCPAPIDPTLRHHLDALRAGQVALVVVMAPSAVAALASALAPVALADLTCRWLAIGETTRDALIAADVASDAVRAAPTPTPQGVAQAVANWR
- the hemB gene encoding porphobilinogen synthase gives rise to the protein MNFPEYRPRRVRRTEALRRLVRETRLAPDNFILPLFVIGGSGVANPISSMPGQFQFSVDKATDQAAKAWQLGITAVILFGIPERKDAVGSEAWNSEGVVHQAIRAIKRRVPEMTVIADACFCEYTDHGHCGVLTAGALDNDASLENLGRAVVSYAGAGADIVAPSGMLDGFVGVCRDALDEAGSADTIIMAYSAKYASAFYGPFRDAAHSAPQAGDRKAYQMDPANVREAMREIAIDVSEGADIVMVKPALSYLDVIRAAADEVDTPLCAYAVSGEYAMIEAAAANGWIDRQRMIMETLTSIRRAGADMIITYHAIEAATWLRQA
- a CDS encoding DUF192 domain-containing protein → MLACKQHLEPVPGPANHGAEDVADAAAKRAAATPTAVVPSASATLAEVRFPDIKANGEPLRVKVEVVASEARIIRGLMHRTFMPADQGMLFLMGTTAVHSFWMHNTLIPLDMIFIDKDFTIVGIVANAVPKTDTSRYVDKPSLYVLEVNGGWAAQHGVAAGSKVEFFDVERLAK